taCAGATTTGTGCCTACCTCTCATATCTCAACGCAATATAGAATCGAACGCAATATAGAATACAGTtttgttacgatatttacgtgcttctggtctgccgccatttaaattcgggtgaaaattacaaacacacggcagctgtcaaagatgaaatTGATTCATCggtagttcatttgtgtcgtcaacgtgtaaaacctaattaggttttgcatgatgacgacacaaatgaactgcagatgaatcaagttcatctttgacagttgccgtgtacttgttttgttttgcgactgctagttaaaattgaaaaaaatgacgaaaaggtgcctgttaaaaacgtattccacagtgaaaataactaaaaagattgccctgtatgtgtttccagcatcaaggagcaatTTATTTATGAATCTGttaagtgtgaggcgacttgaggcgacaaaaatgaacagaatgaactttttttgacagtcgacgtgtacttgtttacagtttaaaagttcatcagaagttcatcgttcgaatgtaaaaattgcaagtcgcctcacactcaacagattcatacatatatcgctccttgatgctggaaacacatacagggtaatctttttagttattttcactgtggaatacgtttttaacaggcaccttttcgttattttttcaaattttaacttgcagtcgtaaaacaaaacaagtacacggcaactgtcaaagatgaacttgattcatcggcagttcatttgtgtcgtcatgaatcaagttcatctttgacagttgccgtgtacttgttttgttttgcgactgcaagttaaaaattgaaaaatgacgaaaaagtaccGGTTGAAAACGTATTCCaaagtgaaaagaactaaaaagattgccctgtatgtgtttccagcatcaaggagcgatatattaatgaatctgttgagtgtgaggcgacttgcaatttttacattcgaacgatgaacctctgatgaacttttaaactgtaaacaagtacacgtcgactgtcaaaaaaagttcattttgtgaggttatgacaaagataaactcaagattacaatgtcccatacgatccatcgaaaaatatcggaccagtaatcgtgaaccagtgaacttagtaatagtgtaattttgttGACCCTTCGTAAATAAGCGTCAATAAGCATTTGAAAATGACGGTAAAATTCCATAGCAACAATACAAGTTTGGAAAGAAGTAAACATACCGCACAAAATATGTTGTAACATCCATTCACTTTAATGCATCGTAAGATAAGAATATTTCAAATTGAACAGCAATCTTAGCAATAATTcttattgatttttgttttcctgtttcaaaaaccacTCGATATGCAGCAAAAAACTACGATTTCTATCACATTGCAATTTAAGATTAATTCTACATAAACAaaaattgtcatagttacgacgcatgtagcggttcgacgcttgttgttttgttttaaatgagAATTGTATACTgcaactgacggtgaaccgatttcatcgaggggtcctatttgaatggtatatgaaaaatcatagagtattccatcttgagtttatctttggttatgacatgttcgtgcaaaacctaattaggttttgcacgatgaccactcgaatgaactaccaatgaactgcagatgaatcaagttcatcttttgacagctatcagtggtttgtttacatatctattaacacgtattcaaattagaatgaacacaaTGAACACatgaacaaaccactgatagctgtcaaaagtgattcattttgctcatttttgtgaggttatgttatgttcgtgcaaaacctaattagattttttatcgtgacgtcacaaatgaacaagaattcatccttgacagttcagcgatactgtttacaaacaagcttaaacaaaaatcgaagaacacatctcaaacaatcatctttacatttTACAACTAGtgactttcattcaataaatctcaaaatcaacccgtatccaatcgtgaacaattgttttaaaactctatttaggcgatatggtctcatccaatttgtcaacagacaaacaaaaaaaatctatgtttacaaacagtactgctgaactgtcaaaatgtgttcatttgaTTGAGGTTAGGAGCGACGGTAAAAATCCTAATTACAGCACAAACCAATAACCGGTTTCACGTACCTGAGAAGTAATTTTTCTGAACAACGTTGAGGAAAAAACTGTTACCTACAATCATCgctgaaaaagtaaaaaatatatCTAAACCAACTTGTGAAAAACGTTTACATAATATAGGTAGAACTAGTGCcccatgaaaatttatttttagaacCTCTTCATAATGTCaaatctgttagtctgtggcgtCATGCTCACAAAATAAGTATGTCACTTATGATTTGTTCGTAAAATATGAGAGCTGAAAATCCAACAATCTGATACCTTTGGTTTCATGTCACCATCAATGATCGGATGTTACTTCTTACTTGAATAGGACAAAAATCTTGATTAAACTATTTCCTTTTATTATTCGATTGGATAAACTCGCTAGACAGACGATTAGGTAGATATTACTCCTAATGAAGTTTTAAGATAAAATCTGATTTCTTTTCCTCCTGCACAACGTGTAGTCGAAATTCACCGGCTTATCTAGCATCGCTACCATTCGAGGCCCACTAGTaagcaaacaaaaacaaaacttttagtTAATCCAGTTCCTCCTTAACCGTTTGACCGGTTCCTGTTGATCCCATTCTCTGCTCACTACCACTCGCAGGTTCGTCATCGAGTTCATCGTCCAGTCCTTGGAAGAATTGATTTAGCAAATCCCCGAAAATTCCACCTATTCCCTCGGTTTGTGGTAACTGCGGCTGGGTGGCTTCAAAGAAGATAACCCCAATTTTCTGCAGGTATTTTTCGTAGGATGCATCTCGCTCTAGGGAAGGCTTGTACAGTTCGCACAAGGTACGAAATACAATCAGCTTGCGTTGATTAGCTTCGATTGCTTGCAGcaaaaagaaaatgaaattcagcaaCGGAGTAATAAACGGTGGCTCACTGCAGGCAATCTTCGGGTGATACTTGGTGTAGGTAGCAAACGTTTCAACCGCGGTGGTGATTTCTTTGAGACACAATTGCTGTAAAATGACCTGAGCTATAAAAAGATCCATTTCCGACGGCACACCCTTAGTTTGACTGAGTTGAATCAACATGTGACCGCAACTGATCCCATCCTTCGAAAGTAGAAAATGATGGCGCGCTTGGGTCAGATTGTCTTCGTTCCACATAATCTGTGCGATTAACTTGTGCATCAGCGGGTGCCCTACTTGAGAATTTGATACACTTGCACTCCATTTAACTGCTTTTACCTGCAAACAAACTATTTAGATAACAAATTCCGCATAGCGTAATGTTATCCACTCACCAAAAGGGTTTCTCTTTCGACCACGTTTGGCTGGATTTTACTCAAGAGTAATGCAATTTTTTGCATCCACTTTTCCGTATCTTCTACAATTTTAGCCTTCTCCAATGTATCAACGACGAGTAATCCAAGATCTGCACCACTTGTGTGTTGATCGTGTTTTAAGAGCGTCAGGGCTCCCTTATACAACAAATCCAGAAGTTCAGTATACCTTTTTTGCGACAGATAACGAAAGTACAGTGTACGGTACATTTGATGCGCCTCATAATAATTTCCGGACTCAATTGAAGCTTCTAATTTTGCCAGAACACGAGCTACACCGCGGGCTCCCGGAACGGAGCTCATCGTAGACGGTGTTGCTTTTGTGGACATTTCAGCCGAAGGATGTGTTCGATAATCGATTTTTGTTGGTTTTGAACTCTGGAGGCACTGTGGAACGCACTGATGGTGCCGCCGTCTCACCGCACAGAGCTTTGTAGACGCGGCTCAATACGGGACATATAAAATCAGGTATATGTACCACTGTTTGCAAATATGTTGTAAAATTTAGGACGAATTTTCTATAAAGTGAAATGCAGACCTTTTAAAAACTTTTCTCCAACAACGAAGAAGCAGAAGACTGTCTGAAATGTCAGCATGTGTTGAATAACGATATATTGCCCCCACCGAAATATGCCTGCTCTGTTGTAACCTGCACTGAGAAAATCTGGTAGCTAAAACAACTACTgtgaactacgattaaacatggaaattttcagaaatgtgtgaaattgggttttAGATTAAGTTATAGCCGtcgaacatttttcaaataacaaccAGTATCAGGTCAACATCTCGAGTGCCAGAATATTATTTGTGCTATCTATCTTCCATCAAACTCTGATCTCGATATTTACGAGCAACATACTGTTTGTGTGAATGAGCTATTTAAAACATTCGGTGGTCGCGACAGAGTAATTATTTTGCGAGAAAGTTCacacggaacttgttctgtactttcaagtagcCAAAAGTACAACGTACACTCTTAAACAGTAAGAAAGTTCACGCTAGCTCTACTTAATATACCTATGTCTTGCTCTCAAATAAAATCTATGAATATTGACAGGTGGTTTATTGGTAGTTACTCTTAAACATTACGACTATTTTCACTCTCATTCCCAGTCAAATCATCTGGAATTTGATTCCGATCGGTTCAGAATCGGTTGTGGCatctgattcggaattcatttgaaaatcataatgaattccgtatCAAATTCCAGACGAGTTTACTGGGAAGTTGTCAAGAGAACTTtgctatcgttccggaacgtaaaggagtccctctcagcaggcggttctatttcgttggtcgttgagcgcttgttgaacaacAACTGCactaaatattcgttcagtttgctgaaacggtttgttgatgtttttcctcttgcaaaaatagtgtgaaaattaggtgttaccttcgtatagaaagaagatttgttgttattctacgtgaagtagaagtattgtacaggtatgtagtgttagcacagactaacagacatgacagtataagtaaattcttataaaaataatttttcgtgatgcactagttccacctatattgtactgcgcgaactatttactatcggcacACCCCTTGTgtaacgtaaaagtttttttactagttggtttcccctcgtttgtcaacaccgatcagctgctggcagggatgcctgatttcatcataatatttgaaaatgaatcgtcacaataaattattggattacgttgataatatatttaacatttttagcgatgttggaaggtaaccctttatttttctcaacgttgttcatctagactatttttgattgtgttggtaattttcacccgaaattaagtggtggcagaccagaagtaagtaaatactgtaacaaaacgggttcgattttgtattgcgttgaatgatgagaagtaggcacaattctgtatatagttttggcaatatgtattaaatctgaatcctgcatgaaattcgcatggacgtatacaaatcaatacactacaggtaattctgtatgaatggcaactctgttggtaaatgaaaaaaataaacacagtctagatgacagacaggatgtttttgatagggtaacgtggcgccatcatgacacatgtgagtactgtcccaaataaaggaatatttgaaatgaccgttaaaatgattgaagaatctaatttgagtgtcctgtctgttagtctgtggtgttagtttaaaaaaataagtggaaaaaacttcggaaattcggaaTTCGGGCGTTTGCGTACTAGAAATGTTCCTATGTGAGcttaaaatttgaaagtatgacgaaaaaaaccaaacaaaaccctacagtaacagcaaaatcattaaatttaacgattgtttataaaaaacttcgaaaatcagcaaaaaaagtctacttaattgcaaagtctgctaacaaacgaaattgcaaatttacataccaatctgaAAACCTGGCATCTGTGGTGccgacgctcattatttcgctattctgcgacgattccgtcgcattctatgtccagctgaaaaccactatactaaAGAAATTTTTGAAGGGCTTTTTTTACGTGATTACGTTTGCACTTTTTGCCAAATGGGCGGTCATAGAAATAGCAACATGCAGAATTTTGGTGTTGatgatttcatttcggatttacatatttcagtgaaacgaaagtatcaaaatgctgtacgtacAGTTCACTTCAGGCTTTCATAAGAGCCGAACTGTGAAATTTTTTCTTTAATACTGAACACAGTTCGGtgcgtttttctcgaacgcgaagccgccaaatgttggttttatttgtACTCGTTTGGAGCGCAGTTCGCTCTGCGAAAAGTGTACAAAACTAATCCAATTGTTCTAGATGTGCACTGAACTGATGATATTTACCTctgatttgcaaagaagaaaTGTTTGTAGTTTGTAGGGTTTATTTATGATGTTCAccatcgttgttcacttttcgttatatttttcttcaatacaaacgaccagcagctgaatgacTGCACGCGCACGTGTGAGTATTTAGTGGCACAAAATGGtgttttacccaaaattgggtaGAATCCAGGCCCGtatccaggatttcgtttcaggAGGggcaaaagttaaaaaaataatgctactgaagattgcttatgtacctaattctcggtgtgcctttaacgggtgtttttaacagacactttaaacttttccactggaactgttattgtattacatttcttaacgtttactgtcttgttatttctgtaacacatgtctgagacctactaaataattatatatctgtttttaatttcgggaggggccagggcccctcgggacctttctctgggtacgtgactggtagAATACTATCGAACTGATTGATATGATGTCTGTTGAATGTGTCACAGACTTTAAGTGACATCCATCGTACATCGGCCAACGTTTTCTTTCTACAACTATTCAATTTTTGGGTTGATatgtttttttgtaaaattggtTACCAGTTGGGATTTTTAGCAAAAACCGATGTGCGAAGGAAGTCAAAGACACTTTCAACAGACATCGTATTAATCAATTTGATGAGGTTCTACACAATTTTGGCTAAAACACCATTTTGTGCCATTGAGTAGCCGCAAGTAAACGTGTATACAGCTGAATACTGCTGGGTGTGGTTCCACTGTCTTAACGTAGATGGCAGTCTACGCGCTCAATTAGATTGAAGCTGGCAAGTGTGCAACAGAATTTATTTATGGATtcgaattattttattttgtagtATGGTAAAACGAATGTAAATGCAATGTTGTATTGCATTCGATTATAGTGATATTTCAAATTAGAACTTTTGTTTACTGCTCGACGCTTGGACTGctgattttatttttgatgaTTTTCAGACCAGCAACGGTAAAAAAATACCTTTGATCAAGATCGAAGCTAGTGATCGAAACGTCTGACAAAAACATCTGTTCTCGGTTTCCCGGTCCTTTAACAGCTAGGTATCATGCCTTAGTTATATCCGAACGAACTTTAGGCAAGGTCGGGCAGTAAGCGAACAAAAACGATGAGGAAAAGCAAACACGATaatcctcttagaaaaaaaaaacgttcaacgggggtccttcgttggtccaatacgttggatcgttggtccaatgaacgtccaatcaatcgttcaacgggaagcCAAcatgggaccttcgtttgcagattttgaaacagaccgttgaaccgaatgcttttttttcgttcaaccaaCCCAGCATCTGTCTCCATTCTTgaaccatttttaatattaggagttggagccccgttggactaattTTACTGGaggatttccgaaattttttccgtctattttttttaaaccaacactacatacctgtacaatacttctacttcacgtagaataacaacacattTTCTCGCTATATGCAGGCAACGCATAATTtttacactatttttgcaagagaacaaacaacaacaaaccgttccattaAACTGAACgcttatttcgtgcagtatgtcgttcaacaagcgcttaacgaccaacaaaatataaccgcctgctgagagggtataAAGACAATTGTACGATTGAGCGAAATGACCATTTcggtgaaatgtcattcggcaaaATAATCTTTTCTCCGAAACAACTTTCAGAGAAACAGTCTGGGCGGAAGGACTTTCAGCAAAATGACCTTGACCTGGGTGGTGAGAATCGGAGCAGCTCGTAACGGGATGAAGAGGAGATTTTCTTTTAGGACAAGAAAGTCACAAAAAGGATCCTTCCGTTCAAAACATGACAAAACATTTGGGAACCATAGAGAACAAATAAATGGACAAGAAAAATGACTTCAAAAAAGCAGAAGACAATACGAATTTCATAAGGTGGTGTCTGGCCTGACTTTCGAAAACTAAGCTGTAGACAGAACTACAGGATTCTGTAATTTTGCTTTCCCGAGTGAAATGTTTAAATATTTTACACAaattgggtacaaatgggatcgaatgagtattcaggaacgattgtgtttttttggcGCAATtcgatgacgctttatccggccaaaacacgtattgcccatcagcatgatgtttttgaagaaacgaaatcaaaattttcttcaaacattcgttctggtacacatcttgattgattgccaaaccagagggcttgaaccatggcttagaaatacctttctcggaaatggcaatGAACAGCATCAccttctgttcaaacttatgtttaaacttatattttatgttcggaggtgcaatagaactatccgttgaatagtatcgatcatTTCCGGGAATCTGCGTGTTCGAAAGAGGAAAATAACTTTCgtcgtc
This genomic window from Malaya genurostris strain Urasoe2022 chromosome 1, Malgen_1.1, whole genome shotgun sequence contains:
- the LOC131425539 gene encoding Golgi to ER traffic protein 4 homolog; this translates as MSTKATPSTMSSVPGARGVARVLAKLEASIESGNYYEAHQMYRTLYFRYLSQKRYTELLDLLYKGALTLLKHDQHTSGADLGLLVVDTLEKAKIVEDTEKWMQKIALLLSKIQPNVVERETLLVKAVKWSASVSNSQVGHPLMHKLIAQIMWNEDNLTQARHHFLLSKDGISCGHMLIQLSQTKGVPSEMDLFIAQVILQQLCLKEITTAVETFATYTKYHPKIACSEPPFITPLLNFIFFLLQAIEANQRKLIVFRTLCELYKPSLERDASYEKYLQKIGVIFFEATQPQLPQTEGIGGIFGDLLNQFFQGLDDELDDEPASGSEQRMGSTGTGQTVKEELD